From Candidatus Tiamatella incendiivivens, a single genomic window includes:
- the hypE gene encoding hydrogenase expression/formation protein HypE → MLDKEIKMEHGAGGVVMDEFIRNVILNKIELKNSGGIGLDELDDGATIPLGDKYLVFTIDGHTVKPLFFPGGDIGRLAVSGTVNDLAVMGGKPVALSNSMIIQEGLEIRVVEKILESMNKTSKEVPVPIITGDTKVVEEKIGLYVITAGIGLAEKPIRDSGAKIGDIVIINGTIGDHGIALMSHREGISFETELKSDVAPIWDVVEVVANRIGWENIHAMKDPTRAGLSNCLNEIASKSNVGIIVKEEAIPIKPEVRAASEMLGISPYDVANEGKVVFIIEREYAEEALDAMKKLEKGKDSAIIGEVTDDYRGKVVLETEIGGKRFLEPPEGDPVPRIC, encoded by the coding sequence TTGTTAGACAAGGAAATTAAGATGGAGCACGGGGCCGGCGGAGTAGTCATGGATGAATTCATTAGAAACGTAATATTGAATAAAATAGAATTAAAAAACTCGGGGGGAATAGGGCTCGACGAGCTCGATGACGGGGCGACTATTCCCCTAGGAGACAAGTATTTAGTTTTTACAATCGACGGCCATACAGTTAAACCATTATTCTTTCCAGGCGGAGATATAGGCAGGCTAGCTGTTAGTGGCACTGTCAATGATTTAGCGGTAATGGGTGGAAAACCCGTTGCCCTCTCAAACTCCATGATAATCCAAGAGGGCCTTGAAATTAGGGTTGTAGAAAAGATCCTTGAATCCATGAATAAAACTTCAAAGGAGGTTCCCGTTCCAATTATAACTGGAGATACCAAAGTCGTTGAAGAAAAAATAGGCTTGTACGTTATTACAGCAGGCATAGGGTTAGCTGAAAAACCTATCAGGGACTCGGGGGCAAAAATTGGTGACATTGTCATTATAAATGGCACCATAGGTGATCATGGAATTGCATTAATGAGTCATAGGGAGGGTATCTCCTTTGAAACAGAGCTAAAGAGCGATGTAGCACCTATATGGGATGTGGTTGAAGTTGTAGCAAACAGAATAGGATGGGAAAACATTCATGCGATGAAAGATCCTACAAGAGCTGGTTTAAGTAATTGCCTCAACGAGATTGCATCTAAGAGTAATGTAGGAATAATAGTAAAAGAAGAAGCTATACCCATTAAGCCAGAAGTTAGGGCTGCTAGTGAAATGCTCGGGATAAGCCCTTATGATGTGGCAAATGAGGGGAAAGTAGTATTTATCATAGAAAGGGAGTACGCGGAAGAAGCTTTGGATGCCATGAAGAAGCTGGAAAAGGGGAAAGATTCTGCTATTATAGGGGAGGTAACGGATGATTATAGGGGGAAAGTGGTATTGGAAACCGAGATCGGGGGTAAGAGGTTCCTCGAACCACCGGAAGGTGATCCTGTCCCGAGAATTTGTTGA
- the guaA gene encoding glutamine-hydrolyzing GMP synthase, with product MHDKIAVIDFGGQYAHLIARRIREHGVLAEIHKPDNTIDLGGYKGYILSGGPGSVYQTSHTSIVACILETGRPVLGICYGHQLLAETLGGHVEKSPNPEFGPVTLEIHGIHPILEGIPRKLRVWMSHNDAVTHPPPGATVHASTPGSPVAMFTMGDNIIGVQWHPEVTHTQAGMQLLDNYIKLTKAKRTWTLTNILLEIKNYIKNHLPPHATAIAAVSGGIDSSLATYLAQKHSQAKIIPVFIDTGLLPMGERETALKHLETIGIHPEIIEAENHFLQALQDKADPEEKRRVTGEIYSQLLHEKAVEHNATHLIQGTIYPDIIESGASKGADKIKTHHNVGGLTVTDLHIVEPLRNLYKDEVRRIAKNQGFPKELIEKKPIPGPGLAVRIEGPITKQKIQLLRKADQILRETIEKHNLHKNLWQYFAILPNTKATGVKGDKRAYGPVIILRIVESKDAMTADIPEIPYPILREIAHKITSQLPQVTRVLYDITTKPPATIEWE from the coding sequence TTGCATGACAAAATAGCAGTAATAGACTTCGGCGGCCAATACGCCCACCTCATAGCGAGGAGAATAAGGGAACACGGAGTCCTCGCAGAAATCCACAAGCCAGACAACACAATAGACCTAGGAGGCTACAAGGGATACATCCTAAGCGGAGGACCCGGAAGCGTATACCAGACAAGCCACACATCAATAGTAGCCTGTATCCTGGAAACAGGCCGCCCAGTCCTAGGAATCTGTTACGGCCACCAACTACTAGCAGAAACACTAGGAGGCCACGTCGAGAAATCACCCAACCCCGAATTCGGGCCAGTAACCCTCGAAATCCACGGAATCCACCCAATCCTAGAAGGCATACCCCGTAAACTCAGAGTATGGATGAGCCACAACGATGCAGTAACACACCCACCCCCAGGAGCCACGGTCCACGCCTCCACACCAGGAAGCCCAGTAGCAATGTTCACCATGGGAGACAACATAATCGGAGTACAATGGCACCCCGAGGTAACACACACCCAAGCAGGCATGCAGCTCCTAGACAACTACATCAAACTAACCAAAGCAAAGAGAACATGGACACTCACCAACATACTACTGGAAATCAAGAACTACATCAAAAACCACCTACCCCCACACGCAACCGCGATCGCGGCAGTAAGCGGGGGAATAGACAGCAGCCTAGCAACATACCTAGCACAAAAACACTCCCAAGCAAAAATAATCCCAGTATTCATAGACACCGGCCTACTACCAATGGGAGAACGGGAAACAGCACTCAAACACCTAGAAACAATAGGCATACACCCGGAAATCATAGAAGCAGAAAACCATTTCCTACAAGCACTCCAAGACAAAGCAGACCCGGAGGAAAAGCGTAGAGTAACAGGGGAAATATACAGCCAACTACTCCACGAGAAAGCCGTGGAACACAACGCCACACACCTAATACAAGGAACAATCTATCCGGACATAATCGAGTCCGGAGCCAGCAAAGGAGCAGACAAGATAAAAACACACCACAACGTCGGAGGACTCACAGTAACAGATCTCCACATCGTAGAACCACTCAGAAACCTATACAAAGACGAAGTCCGCAGAATAGCCAAAAACCAAGGATTCCCCAAAGAGCTCATAGAGAAAAAACCAATACCAGGCCCAGGACTAGCAGTCCGAATAGAAGGACCAATAACCAAGCAAAAAATACAGCTACTACGAAAAGCAGACCAAATACTCAGGGAAACAATCGAGAAACACAACCTACACAAAAACCTATGGCAATACTTCGCCATACTACCAAACACAAAAGCAACAGGAGTAAAAGGAGACAAACGAGCCTACGGACCAGTAATAATCCTCAGGATAGTAGAAAGCAAAGACGCCATGACAGCAGACATACCAGAAATACCATACCCCATACTCAGGGAAATAGCCCACAAAATAACAAGCCAACTACCACAAGTAACACGAGTACTATACGACATAACAACAAAACCACCAGCAACAATAGAATGGGAATAA
- a CDS encoding ATP-binding protein, with amino-acid sequence MLCRFVDRKDELSVLNQAYRRRPEFIVIYGRRRTGKTRLVQEWIKSHKVKNVYYLSQLASHKYNISLMAQVASEQLGDPSLKGVRPDRLSILLSLLSRLNVDVIVIDEITYWVKSDPIVLSEIQEYVDQVLTNTKTLLILTGSLLGVLKDEILGGGSPLYARSTNRIMLKSLSYEYLKCFIPHYRPEDRVRLYSLVGGIPYYTCLLARAKTLKQAVQMLVNRDSPLSHEKDLLLREEFREPATYNAILSALAKGYNTPGKISQVTGITPGLANKALHVLEYLEFVERDIPVFRKKGVYRIRDPILRTWYSLIEPVESLVELGLEKQALNYVLSNIDIHTSKTWETLVKTYLTRKYAPKGYMRVGRLVHRNEEVDIALINPKEGKAIITEVKWSKLTPKEIGKLRFLTREKASKLLPEKYQVTKTYIAVRKVEGRVPSDTIMPETIDELVNC; translated from the coding sequence TTGCTATGCCGTTTCGTAGATAGAAAAGACGAGTTATCTGTTCTTAACCAAGCCTATAGGAGACGCCCAGAATTCATAGTAATATACGGTAGGAGGAGAACAGGCAAGACGAGGCTCGTACAGGAGTGGATTAAGTCACATAAAGTCAAGAACGTTTATTATCTCTCACAGTTAGCCAGCCACAAATACAATATATCACTTATGGCCCAGGTGGCATCGGAGCAACTAGGAGATCCTAGTCTAAAGGGGGTCAGGCCTGATAGACTATCAATACTACTATCCTTACTTTCCAGGTTAAACGTCGATGTAATAGTAATAGATGAGATTACATATTGGGTTAAATCGGATCCTATCGTTTTGAGCGAAATACAGGAATATGTAGACCAAGTGCTTACCAATACAAAGACTCTTCTAATACTCACTGGAAGCCTTCTTGGAGTATTGAAGGATGAAATCCTGGGAGGAGGTAGTCCTCTGTATGCGAGGTCTACGAATAGAATAATGCTCAAATCCTTGTCTTACGAGTATTTGAAGTGTTTTATCCCCCACTACAGGCCTGAGGACAGAGTGAGGTTATATAGCTTGGTAGGAGGAATACCATATTATACTTGTCTATTAGCTAGGGCGAAAACACTGAAACAAGCAGTTCAAATGTTGGTAAATCGGGATTCACCGTTAAGCCATGAGAAGGATTTACTGCTAAGAGAGGAATTCAGGGAACCAGCAACATACAATGCCATACTCTCAGCCCTTGCGAAGGGGTACAATACCCCGGGTAAAATATCGCAGGTAACAGGCATTACCCCCGGACTAGCTAACAAAGCTCTGCATGTTCTCGAATACCTGGAATTTGTTGAGCGTGACATACCTGTTTTCCGGAAGAAAGGAGTATACAGAATAAGAGATCCCATACTGAGAACATGGTATAGTCTTATAGAACCCGTAGAATCCCTAGTGGAATTAGGGCTAGAGAAACAAGCGTTAAACTATGTGCTTTCTAACATAGATATCCATACTTCCAAAACATGGGAAACACTTGTGAAAACCTATCTTACAAGGAAGTATGCACCTAAAGGATACATGCGGGTGGGTAGACTAGTTCATAGAAACGAAGAAGTAGATATTGCCCTCATTAACCCGAAAGAGGGGAAGGCCATAATAACAGAGGTTAAATGGAGCAAGCTTACGCCTAAAGAAATAGGGAAATTACGGTTCTTAACAAGGGAAAAAGCTAGCAAGCTACTTCCAGAGAAATATCAAGTAACAAAAACCTACATAGCAGTGAGAAAGGTGGAAGGCCGGGTTCCTAGCGACACGATAATGCCTGAAACAATAGATGAACTTGTGAATTGTTAG